In the genome of uncultured Sphaerochaeta sp., the window TCTTGTATTGCATTGGAAATCTTGAGGAACGCTTGGAAGATGACCGGGTCGAAATGGCGCTCTGCCTCACTGCGCATCACCTCTATGGCTTTTTGGTGGCTCATTGCCTCCTTGTATACCCGTTTGCTGGTCAAGGCATCATAGACATCGATGACAGCCATCAAGCGGCCGGAGAGAGGAATCTTGTCATGGTCAAGTCCGTTGGGATAGCCTGAACCGTCAAACCACTCATGATGGCTGGCAATGAGCTCCCGTGCCGTTTCAATGAAGCTGATCTTTGCATCACTGGTCTCGATGCTGTAGTCGAGGGCTTCCACCCCTTTGAGCACATGCTCGCGCATAATGACAATCTCGGCCTGTTCGAGCCTGCCGGGTTTGAGCAGGATGTTGTCAGGGATGCCGACCTTGCCGATATCGTGCAGGGGAGCAGTATCGACCAACTCCTGGATGTCCTTTTCCGATAATTGGTATCCATCCTTGGGATGCTTCTGGAGCTCCTCACAGAGCAGCTGCATCATGACCTTGGTGCGGCGGGAGTGGTCGCTGGATTCGACATTGCGGATTTCCAACAGCCGCACCAACGCATTGATGGTAATCTCATTGGTCTTGCGGATCTCAGCCGTCCGTTGTTGCACCTGCTCCTCAAGCATGCGGTTGTGCTGCCGGATTTGCTCGGTTGCCTGTTTGAGACGCAACTGCACCTCGATGCGTTTCTGCAGCGCCTGGAAGTTCAGCGGCTTGCGGATGAAGTCCATGGCCCCTTTGTCCAGACCCAGAATCTCCTTGTCCACCTCTTCGCTGTTGGTCAGGATGATTACGGGAATCTCTATGCCAACAGGGCCCATCTTGTCCAGGAAGGCAAACCCATCCATCACCGGCATCCGCAGGTCAAGCAGGATGAGATCGGTCTCTGGATGCTCTTTCAGCATGCTCAGCCCTTCCTGTCCATTACTGGCAACCAAGACCTGGTGTGAGGAGAGTATGTACTCGATCATGGTAAGATCAGTCAAGGAATCGTCGATAGCCAGGATAACCGCCACAGTGCCCACCCCCTTGCATAGCTACAGCCTACCATCGGTAGGTAGGCAAGTAAAGCAACATAAGGTGCAAATTCTCGAAGAAATACAAAACAAAAGTATTTTAATAGGGATTGAAAATTGCTTAATAATTTCTCTGGAAATCCACGATATTCTGCATCTGTTTTCCGTTGAGATACCTCTCCAGGTTGGTCAGGAAGAGGGAAAACACCTGATGCGGGTCACTGGGGGAAAGACCGCTTGCATGGGGGGTGATGAACACGTTGTCCAGACTCCAGAGCTTGCTTTCGGGAGGAAGCGGCTCCAGCTGGGTGACATCGAGGCCCGCTCCTGCCAGTTGCTTGGTTTCCAATGCCTCGATGAGGGCCTCTTCATCCACCAAGGCCCCCCTGCCCACGTTGATCAGGTAAGCCGAGCTCTTGAGAAGGGAAAGTCTCTTCGCATCGATCAGGTGCTCGGTTTCCTTGGTATAGGCAGGGCAGAGGGCAAGGTAGTCCGCCTGGCCGAGCAGCGTGTCCAATACGTCGATGGTCCCCAGAATGTCGACGAAGGCAGGTTTCTCGGTTGCAGTACGCTTGACAGCCACAACCCGCATGCCATGGGCTTTGGCCCGTTTTGCCAGGTTGGTCCCGATATCCCCAAGGCCAACGATCAGGAGGGTGCTCTCCCAGATGTCATGGGTGGGGAAGTAGTTCTTCCACAGTTTCTGCTCCATCTGCTTGTGGTAGGTGAGAAAGTTGTGGTTGAAGGCGATGATCATGCCGATGACATGGTCAGCTATCTGCTTTCCGTAGGTGCCTACGCTGTTGGTCAGAAGCACATCTTCACGTGCATAGAGTGCTTTGTCGGCATACTGCGTGACTCCTGCACTGGGGGTGTGGAACCACCGCAGGCTTGTGGCATGGATCAGATCCTCCGGTTTGGGAAAGCCCACGATGATGTGTGCTTGTTCCAATTGTTCCCTGGTGTAGGTCGCGCCCCGCAGGGTGGTTACCTTGATCTGGGGATAGGAGGCGAGAAGCTGCTGCATCTCCTCTTGGTCGGGATGAAAGTGGGTGTGGGTGAGAAAGAGTATGGATGGTAAGTTCACGGCAATTCCTTGGTTCAATGAGTTCGTTTCTGCTCGTAGAGCGCCTTGTCCGCACAGCTTACCAATTCCTCAAGGTCAATGTCATCCCTACCCTCGGCAACTCCTATGCTGATCGAGAGTGGTTTTCCCTCAAGTTCTTCGAGGTTGATAGCCTTCACTTCTTCCTGCAACTCTTGCTTGACCTTATACGCTTGTTGGAGGTCACAGGCGGGAAGTATGATGGCAAACTCGTCTCCGCCATAGCGGAAACAGCCTTTGGGCCAAGCAAGTCCCAGTTGCAGGGTTTTGGCAATATGCTTGAGAACCTTGTCTCCGGTCAGGTGCCCATGGCTGTCATTGATCGCCTTGAATTGGTCGACATCCAGCATCAGCAAGGAGAATGAGTTTCTGTGTTTTCTTGCCTCAGAGGCAATATCAGCGAGTGTACGGTTGAATGATCGCTTGTTTCCCAACTGGGTGAGTTCGTCGATATTTGCCCGATTGTAGATACTCAGGATGATGGTGTACAGGGAGAGTGCGATGACGAATATGAAAAAAGCAAACCCAAAGATGAGGATGATGGTGATCCGCTGATGGCGAAGCTGCAAGTAGTCTGCTGAGTAATCGACTCCCACCACCCCGACGATGGTGTGGTCACTCCAATCCTTGATCGGGGCATAGGCAGTGATGTAGGCGCCCCAGTTCGGGTCATCCTCCAAATCGCTGACTGCTCTCAATCCAGTCTGGAATGTGTACAGTTCGGTGGGGTTCATCGTATCGATGCTTCCGAAGGGTGAGAACAAGTCACTCTCCGGATCCTCTCCATCCAGGACATAGGCATCGGTCTGCTCATCGATGTACTTGGTGGTGAAGATGAAAGCGGCATCACTCGAGTCCTTGATCGAACGGAAGATGGAGGACATCTGTTCGTAGTACCGGTATTCCGCAGTCCCGCTGACAAGGTCCGCAGTCTGGGAGAGCATGCGATACCGTTCAATATCGTTGGTCAGGAAGGCGGAGATAGTGCCGGCAATATCCAGAGCCTTCGCCTGGGTCTCCTCAATCATGACCTGTTTGGCTCTCCTGACCGCATAGATGGCAGGAAACACTACCGCAAGGCTCACCAAGATGACGAGTACCAAGAAGAGCCGGTGTTTCCAAGCGAACGTAGGGGAGAAAAAACTCATCAGGCATCCTCAAGCGTTGACCAAGCGGGGCGACTATGAAGGCGTTCTTCACCTTTATCCAGTTTCTTTATAGCGGAGAAGTCCCGCTTTGTCACTAGCTGGCGTCCTGTGACAATCCACTTCCCTGAATGGTTTTCCTTGGTAGGGGACGAAGGGCTGATGGTGTGATTTCTTGTTGACTGGACGCGTTGCTGGGCGTAGGCTGAATGCAATGGAGAGGAGGTCAGCTGTGTCCCAACCCACGAAGATGGTCGTCATCAACGCAAGTCCAAAAGGTGAATACAGTCTTACCCTGCAGTATGCACGGTATATGATGATGCATGAGAGTGACATTGTTTGGGATGTGCTGGATGTGGGGGAAGAACTCACAGACAATGCCTATGACATCCCATGGTTCCAAGCATCCCTGGACCGGCTTGATGCGTGTGATGCAGTGCTCTGGGCTACTCCTGTCTATACCATGCTGGTACCCTACCAGTTGCTCCGGTTTCTGGAACTCATCAAGCAAGCGGGAAGGGCTTCTGTCTTCGCCGGCAAGTATGCAACGAGCATCATGAGCTGTTTCCACTACTACGACCATCTTGCCCAGCACTGGCTGCAGGCCATCTGTGAAGACCTCGGGATGTATTTCATGGAAGGGCTGAGCGTGGATGACAAGGACCTCCTGGACAGTGCATACCGCCAAAGCATGCGATACTTCATGGAGGAGTTCCATCATACCTGCCTTCATCGTCTTCCCGTTATCCGACAGAGCAAGAATCTCGTAGAAGACTTTGTTCCCTTCAAACCCCAACCATCCGCTTCCCAGGGTGAAAAGCGTGGGGACCTTCGTACCGTATTGCTCACCGATGAGGTGGGTGGGGAGGGAAACCTGTCTGCGATGATCAAGGTTTTTCTCGCTTCCTATCCCAACCAGGTGGAGGTGGTCGACATCAATACGTTTCCCTATGAAGGGGCCTGCCAAGGGTGCCTCCGCTGTGAGCTGGTCGGTGAGTGTGACCGAAAGGATGGCTTCCAGGAGTTTTATCAGAACCTGGTCAACTCCTGCGATGTCCTGGTGCATGCCATGAATCTTGAGGGCAGGTATCTCAAACCTGTATGGAAGCTCTTTCTTGACCGTACCTTCTCCAATGGACACCGCACCAGCATGATGGGCAAGCATACCTGCTATCTGGTTTCCGGTCCGCTGGACCAGCTTCCCTATGTCCGCCAATTCCTTGAGGGCAAGGATATGGTGGGAAGGGAGAATTCGGCTGGCGTCATCAGTGATGATGGGTGCCATGATGAGCAGCTTGGCAAGATCATCGCTGAGACAGCCCTTCGGTTGGACAGGAGTGCCCGCGCTCATTTCCAGAAGGGAGCGAACTTCCTGGGAATCGGGGGCATGAAGATCTTCCGCGACCTCATCTACGGGATGCGCGGGGTGGTTCGTGACGATCACCGGTTCTACAAGCAACGGAAGCTGTATGACTTTCCGCAACGCAGGCTCGGCAATCAGCTGTTCAACCTGGTCATGGGCTTTGCATTCTTTCTCAAGCCGGTGCGCCTTGAGGCATACAAGCGCATGAAACCCCTCTATATAGCAAAGCAGAAGCAGTTGGTGGATTCAGGGCGGTTATAGGCCGATGGTGATGCGGGTTTCCGCACTTGCATACTGCATGTCGGCAATGCCGGTCTGCACCACCACGGTGATGCGATGGCTTCCCACATCGAGGCTGCTCTCTGCTAAGATGAGTTGTGCATTCTGTTCCTCATCCAGCAGGTCCCCGTCAAGGTACCAACGATAGGTGACCGACTGTGTGGTATCTGAGCGAATGGTGATGCTTCCATCGCCTTGCTCGATGGAGAGGGTCAGCACAGGCTCTTCCTCCCAACGTATCTGCGTCTCGATGCTCCCTTGGTTGGAGAGTTGGATGAGCATGTCTGAGCAACTTGCCAGCAGCAAGAGCAGGAGAAATGCGATCGTGAGTGTTCTGGTTTTTGCTGATTTCATGCTACCACACTGCCTCCAGACCGAAGGAACATCCGGAACTGAAGAGAACAGCCTCCTCTTCGAAGTACCAGAGCAGATACGGCTTGACGGAAAATCGGAGAGTCTCCGAAAGGAGCATTGAACCCGAGATGGCAAACCTGAGCTGGGGATCAAGGAAGAGCGAAACTGAGTCCTGCTGGAAACCTGAGAGGTCGCCGACCACCAGATGCAGCAACACCCCTGATTCGAGGGTGGGGGTGAGGAGGAGGTTCTTGCCCAGCACAAGAGGATACCCCAATCCAACAAGCAAGCTCAGTTCATGGAAGGTGGTGACCCAACTGGTGGTTGCCTGCGCCCAGCGGTATCCTGCCGAGCTCACCAAGGAACCGGTAGGAAGTTGCATTCCATACTGCAGGTCGAAACCGATGGTGTGCTCGAAGAAGACCTTCTGTGCATCTTGGGGCAGTTCGGCAAGCAGGTGCAAGGATGCAAACGATGCAGGGCTCTTCTCCTCACTGAGCGTCCAACGGTTCTGTTCATCACCATAGTGATAGTGATAGCTTGGGCTCCATGCCCTATCTTCCCTGGCCTGTTGGATCTCCAGGACATCCTGTGATGGGGAAAATTCGGGAATGTGTATGACAGGGTCGGCAGACGAGCGTTCTGCCCAGGGAGCGGTATTTCCAATTCGGTAGCGGAACCAGCGGATTTCCTCAGATGTTGCTCTGAGGGTGAACTGCACAGATTGCGCTGGAAGGCAATTGAGGAGAGCAAGCAACAGGAAGGGTATGAGAAGCCACACCCGGTGGGGAGAACGTGTTTGTCTCATAGGTGGGGAGTTGCCGAGTATGCTCATCATCAGTGTCATCCTAGCGTTTGGATGGGTAATGACAAGGGGCAAGCTGCTGTTCTCCGGCAAATGTATCGCATCCGCTACCTTTGTAGGGTTTTTTGTGTCTTTCCCGTTAACCTATGCTATACTTATGACATCTGCGAAGTTCTGTACATAATCAAATACGAGTTGGGTAGTCGATGCATATATGTTCTGTTCAGAAGGTGCTCAGGCGAGAAGCACTTGCAAACCTGTTGTCCTTGGTGTACAGCACTCCCTTGCTGATTGTTCATGCTGCAATGGGATTCGGGAAAACGGTAACGATCTTGGATTTCATGGAAGGTGAACAGGGTACGCATCCTGATGCAAGATTTACGTACCTTTGCTTTTCAGCTTCCGCAACCCCTGCATCGGCTTGGGATAGAATAGTCACCTCCCTTGGGCAGGATGTCCAGGGAAACGCATCTCCCGCCGGCTTGGATGATCTGCAGAGGTGTCTGGACTTATTGCAGAGAGCAAGTGGCAACCATCCCCTCATACTCATCCTTGATGATTATCACAACATAGCGTCGCCTGAATTCAATCATCTCATCGAATTGCTTGTTGCCAAGCAGGTCCCCAATGTGCATCTCTTGCTGATAAGCCGCAGGCTTCCGGCGCTCGCGCTGGACGAATTTTTGCTCAAAGGGTCGGCTGTTGCCATCAACCATGAGGATTTGGCGTTTACCGAGCAGGAAATCCTGCAGCTCGCCCAACTTCGCGGTATCGATCTTCCTTTGCAGGATGCAAAGCAAATTGCTCAGGTAAGCGAGGGATGGATTGGGGCTGTCGAACAGATTCTCCTTGAATACAGAGCCATGCATACGGTGTATGTCCCCCCTGCAATCTATCGTTTTTTGCAACAGTATGAGCTTCCTCGCTATACAGAGCATCAGCTCTGGTTGCTTGCTCAGCTGAGCCATCTTTCGGCTTTTGATGCTGAATTGGCCTGTGCGGTTTCCCTGCGCTCGGTTACCCCCTTCATGTTGGAAAAACTCCGGCATGACAACAGTTTCATCTCCTATGACCGAGCACTGGGGATGTATCGGATGCATCCACTGCTGAGGACCGTACTCCAAGAGCACTACGCTGAATTGCAGATGCAGGAATCCCCTGTTCTTCTTTCTTCTTCTGAGCTTCACCACCGTGCCGGGCTGTGGTTGCTTTCTCATAAACAGCCGATACCAGCACTCTCTTACCTGCTGAAGGCAAAGTCGTATGACCTCATCATGGCTGAGTTTGAAAAGCGTGATTGGAACACCCTCCTGGATGCCCACAGTCCCTTCATGATCGAACTCTTTGCCGCCATCCCGGCCGAGGTAAAGCAGCATCACCTGATAACCTGGCTTGCGTTCATCGGCTTTTATGTAACCAATGTCGATCAGTTGGCCTCCAAGCCTATGCTTGAAGAGGTCCGAGCGGTACTTTCCGATGCTCCGCACCTTCCGGAAAGGGAACGAAAGCGCATGTATGGCGAGATGGAACTCATTGAGGCCTATGGCTGTTTCAACGATGCAGAGAAGATGGCAGAGCATTTCCATCGGGCTTACTCCCTGCTTGAAGGGCACTCCTCGATTGCCGACAAGGACAAGATCATCACCTTCGGTTCTCCCCACGCCCTGTATCTCTACTACCGGGAAAAGGGAAAGCTGAAGAGCGATCTTCATACCGTGGCACAGATGTTCCCCTTCTACAGCGAACTGGCCGGAGGATGCGGCAAAGGGTTTGATGACCTGCTCTATGCCGAGTACCATCTGGAACTGGGAGAATTCGATCATGCTGAGCGGTTTGCCTATCGGTCCTTCTACAAGGCCGGTTTGCTCGAGCAGACGGAGGTGATGCTGTGCACCCAACTCTGCCTGGCACGCATCCGGATGGCACAGGGAAAGAGCAGGGAAGCGTTCGAATTACTGGCGCACATGGATCACAAGATCGACAAGGAAACCTATCCCATCCTGATGCGAACCTCGGAATTGTGTCATGCCTATCTATCCACCACACTGCACACCGATGAGGAACTGCCTTCCTGGATCCGCACCTGCACCATCCCAGACCATGCCCTGCTCTACCATGTACGGGGCTTTCTGCTCATTGTCCATGGAAAGTATCTGCTCCAGCAGAAGCAGTACATCCGACTGGAAGTGCACTGTACCCGGATGAAGGAGACCTTCGCCCACTTCTCCAACCAGCTGGGCTTCGTGCACGCTTCCATCCTGGAAGCTATTTCCAGCTACCATACCACTGGTATCACAGCAGCCGAAGGGCATCTCTTTGCTGCACTCGATATCGGGTTTGCCGATCAGCTGGAAACGGTGTTTGCCGAATACAGCCTCGATCTCATGGACCTTTTGCTTGCGGTGAAGCAGAGGTTCTCCTCGAGCTATCTCCATTCAGATGCCAAGAAAGCAGCAACCCTTTCTGCCTTCAATACCTATCTCCAGGGCCTTGCAGAGAACGTGGTGGGGTATTTCACCATCCTCAAGGATATCCAGGACGACCAGGATGTGTTTGGGATGCTGAGCAGTCGGGAGAAGGAGATTCTCAAGCTGTTGGTGGAAGGGAAGACCAACCAAGCCATTGCTGAGCGACTCTATCTGGCTGAAGTGACCGTGCGAAAACATATCACCACCCTCTATCGCAAGCTTTCGGTCCGAAGCAGGGCCGAGGCGGTTCGGAGAGCTCTTGAACTAGGTCTCGCCTAAAGTATCGGTTGCGATACTATGGCGGGGCTTTCTCTCCCCTGTAGGATTACCACCAAGGGGCGCAGTGTCTTCGCGCGCACCTTTCCTGTGTGGAAGACAAGAGGAGAACTACCATGAGAACCTTCGGTATCATCGTGATGATTGCACTGCTGTGCTTGCTTGGTATCGGTTGTGATTTTGCATACCAACCAGAAGGGAGAGGAACCCTGGTCCTGAACCTTCGTGACGGCATGAGCAGGAATATCTTCACCACTACCAATGATATGGCCGGCAATGATATGGATATCCAAGCCTATCGCATCTACCTGTCCCTTGGTGGTTTCAGAGGAGAAAGCAACGATCCTCTGTATATCTATGACCGGCAGGCAGACAGTGATTCGCTGGTCTTTGAGGCGCTGGCACCAGGAAGCTGGTCGCTCGTTGTTGAAGGCTTCAATGATTGGGATGCAACAAACAACCAGGCAAGCGGGGCGCTGATTGCACGCGTCCCGTATGCCATCCCCTTCTCCATCCGAAGGGGTGTGGTCACATCGATCGGAGGTGAGGAAGCACTGCTGGTCCCGATCACCGGCTCTACCGGAACGGTATCGGTCACCGTTGACTGGAGCGCTGCAGCGCTTCCTGCCGAACTCTATGACCAACCTGATGTGCAGGTGACGCTCACGCAGATCAATGACAAGTTCCTGCGCTATCCAACTGCTGCATGGACGGTTTCGGAAGGGGTGACCGCTACCGCCCAAACCAAACGGGTCGAAGAAGTCACCGCTACTGAAGCGACCTTGAGTTTTACCACGATACCGGTGGGATGGTATGAGGTGCTTGCCACCCTCACGAGCCAGAGCGGGGTGGAACAGCTCAAGCGATTGGGCTTTGTACGGGTTGTGTACGATCTTCATGCAGGTGGCGCAGTGACCACCAGTGCCCTGTTCACCATCACCGATGGCACCAGCTTCGCCACAGGCTCTCTGGGCCTGTCGATCAGTGAGGACATGGATCCGCTTACGGTGACCTTCCCTGACACAAACCCTGGAGAGCTGACCTATCCCAATGATGCTGGATTTGGTTCTACCATTGCCGGCACGTTTGGGGTAACCGTTTCCGGCATGGATGCTTCTTCCACCCTCACCTATGCATGGTATGTGAACGGAACCGCAGCTGTCGATGCGGATGCGACTGATGCAGCAAATCAGTTCACCTGCAGTTTTGCAGAAACCGGGCAGTATACGGTCACCGCGGTGGTGCAGGAGAGCAGTACAGCAGGAAACCTGAACTGGGGCACCTCATCGTTTGAGGTGGCGGTTGTTCCCCAGCCCCGGGGAGAGAAATGACATTGGTTGGGATCAGAAAGCACAAGAGCCATACCAAGCATGTCCATCTGCTGAGGATGGTCTTGCTGCTTGCGCTCCTATGTGTTTCCTGCTCGCTCCATGTGACAGAGCCCCTGGGAGACCTGGAGGTGCAAATTACTGCCAGCAGGAAAGAAGGCAGCACATCGCAGGCGCGACAAGTTTCCAGCGTGGAAGTGAGCCTGATCCGTACGGATCGACCGGATTTTGTCCAGAAGCAGACGCTTTCGGCTCAGCACCACTTGGCAAGGTTTGCCCAGCTTCCCGTAGGAACGTGGGAACTGCGGGTGGTTGCAAAGGATAGTGAGGGCAGGGTGCTCTCCTATCTGGGCCTTGATGAAGAGCGGGGTGCACGATCGCTTCTCTGTGATGTGGAACGTGGAAAAACGGAGGTGGTGGAGGCTTCCTTGGTTCCCAGTGTGGAGGGACGCGCAATACTGGATTTGCATCTTGATTGGGATGCCATCAACCCGCTCCTGCTGGGAGCACAGCAAGAGATTCGCATCCGTCTGGCAACAGTCTACACTGCTGATGGTCTTGACGATGAGATTGGGGTATCCCCATCCGCAACTATTGGCACAAGGAGTGCACAGAGCCTCTCTCTTACACTTTCTGATGGAGAGGAGTGCACACTCTCCAACCTTCCCAGCGGGGTCTATGAGGTGAAGGCGGAGTTGTGGACGACCGATCAGAATCAGGCTTGGGTTCGGCTCAGTGGCATGACTCGCTTTGCACGGCTCTGGGAAGGGGAGCATACGGACATGCGATGCTGGTTCTTGAATGAGGACATTGAAGTGGGCAGCGGCGGTTTTGACCTGGATCAGGATCTTGCTCCGCTCTTGGTCAGTTTCATACCAGAGCCTCCTTCCCAAGTGCAGTATCCAAATTCTACAGGTTATGGATCGACAGTTCAGGCAACCTTCTCGGTACAGGCTGAAGGTTCCCGGCTCACCTATGTCTGGTATGTGAACGGGGAAGAGGTGGAGGAGGAAACCCAAGCGAGTGCAACCCTGGTTTTTGCTGAAAGCGGGCAGTATACCGTGATGGCATCTGTCAGTGAGCTGGATGTACAAGGAGATCTTCTGAACTGGGGTTCAGCGCAAACAGAGGTGGACGTGTATGTCCTGCAAGAGGAGCGCCCTTAAATGAGGAAACCAAAACACGTTCTGTGGCTCCTTCTCTTGGTTTGCTGCCTGATACTTGGCGGTTGCTCCAATGCCGCCCTCGGCGACACTGCCACCTTGGTTCTTCAGCTGAACACCCCACCGGCCCGAAGCGTCTACACCCCCTCGATTGAGACCGATATTGCTTCCTATAGGATTGTCGTCACCGGATCGGATGAAGTGCGCACCGTGCATGCCCAGCCTTCCCAACGTGTGGCAATCCAAGCGCTCCAGAGCGGGCAGTGGACCGTGGAGGTAGCGGGGTTCAATGGTTGGGATGCTGTACGTTCGGTTGTGTCCGGCGTACAGGTGGCACAAAGCGGAATCCAGACCATCAATCTGGTACGGGGTGAGGTTGCAGAGCTTTCGGTGGTGATGGTACCGCATGCCGATACCCAAGGCTCGTTGACACTGACCACTTCCTGGTCTGATGCCACCCTCATTTCCGGATCCTGCTCCCTGACACTCTCCATCCGCCTGATCAACGACTTGATGGGCAGGTATGAGCAGCCTGTAGGCGGCTATGAGACAACCTACACTGCTGCTGCTGTCGATGGTGTTGTCCATACCTTCTCCAACCTGCCCTCCGGCTGGTATGAGGTCCGCACCCTGCTGGAATCGGATGCAGAACTGGAGGGGGGAGCGGTCCTCTACCAAAGCCTCGATTTCGCCCATGTCGTTGCCAATGATGAGGCGGGCACACAGGCAAATCTGACCATTACCGATTCCATGCTGCACAGCGGCAGTGCCGGATGGGAGTTCTCCGATCAGATGGAACAGGAGCTTGGGTCACTTGGGCTTGCGCATCTCAGTGAGGATACTGTCCTCTATACCCAGATCGACCAGAGGTTCTCCACTACCTATGCCAGTGCTACCGCAACCTACCAGTGGTATGTCGATGGGGTTGCCCAGACGGGGGCGACACAAAGCCAGTTCACCCATCGGTTCCAGAAACACGGCAGACATACCGTACTGGTTGCTGTCTCTGATAGAAATGCCTATGGGGCGGAGCACGTGACGGTGGACATCAAGCCCGGGTATACGGTGGGTGGTCGGGGCCCAGCCGGTGGGTATCTCTTTTATGCAGATGCAA includes:
- a CDS encoding NAD(P)H-dependent oxidoreductase, which produces MSQPTKMVVINASPKGEYSLTLQYARYMMMHESDIVWDVLDVGEELTDNAYDIPWFQASLDRLDACDAVLWATPVYTMLVPYQLLRFLELIKQAGRASVFAGKYATSIMSCFHYYDHLAQHWLQAICEDLGMYFMEGLSVDDKDLLDSAYRQSMRYFMEEFHHTCLHRLPVIRQSKNLVEDFVPFKPQPSASQGEKRGDLRTVLLTDEVGGEGNLSAMIKVFLASYPNQVEVVDINTFPYEGACQGCLRCELVGECDRKDGFQEFYQNLVNSCDVLVHAMNLEGRYLKPVWKLFLDRTFSNGHRTSMMGKHTCYLVSGPLDQLPYVRQFLEGKDMVGRENSAGVISDDGCHDEQLGKIIAETALRLDRSARAHFQKGANFLGIGGMKIFRDLIYGMRGVVRDDHRFYKQRKLYDFPQRRLGNQLFNLVMGFAFFLKPVRLEAYKRMKPLYIAKQKQLVDSGRL
- a CDS encoding HD domain-containing phosphohydrolase, which produces MAVILAIDDSLTDLTMIEYILSSHQVLVASNGQEGLSMLKEHPETDLILLDLRMPVMDGFAFLDKMGPVGIEIPVIILTNSEEVDKEILGLDKGAMDFIRKPLNFQALQKRIEVQLRLKQATEQIRQHNRMLEEQVQQRTAEIRKTNEITINALVRLLEIRNVESSDHSRRTKVMMQLLCEELQKHPKDGYQLSEKDIQELVDTAPLHDIGKVGIPDNILLKPGRLEQAEIVIMREHVLKGVEALDYSIETSDAKISFIETARELIASHHEWFDGSGYPNGLDHDKIPLSGRLMAVIDVYDALTSKRVYKEAMSHQKAIEVMRSEAERHFDPVIFQAFLKISNAIQEALNKD
- a CDS encoding GGDEF domain-containing protein — encoded protein: MSFFSPTFAWKHRLFLVLVILVSLAVVFPAIYAVRRAKQVMIEETQAKALDIAGTISAFLTNDIERYRMLSQTADLVSGTAEYRYYEQMSSIFRSIKDSSDAAFIFTTKYIDEQTDAYVLDGEDPESDLFSPFGSIDTMNPTELYTFQTGLRAVSDLEDDPNWGAYITAYAPIKDWSDHTIVGVVGVDYSADYLQLRHQRITIILIFGFAFFIFVIALSLYTIILSIYNRANIDELTQLGNKRSFNRTLADIASEARKHRNSFSLLMLDVDQFKAINDSHGHLTGDKVLKHIAKTLQLGLAWPKGCFRYGGDEFAIILPACDLQQAYKVKQELQEEVKAINLEELEGKPLSISIGVAEGRDDIDLEELVSCADKALYEQKRTH
- a CDS encoding PKD domain-containing protein, whose amino-acid sequence is MTLVGIRKHKSHTKHVHLLRMVLLLALLCVSCSLHVTEPLGDLEVQITASRKEGSTSQARQVSSVEVSLIRTDRPDFVQKQTLSAQHHLARFAQLPVGTWELRVVAKDSEGRVLSYLGLDEERGARSLLCDVERGKTEVVEASLVPSVEGRAILDLHLDWDAINPLLLGAQQEIRIRLATVYTADGLDDEIGVSPSATIGTRSAQSLSLTLSDGEECTLSNLPSGVYEVKAELWTTDQNQAWVRLSGMTRFARLWEGEHTDMRCWFLNEDIEVGSGGFDLDQDLAPLLVSFIPEPPSQVQYPNSTGYGSTVQATFSVQAEGSRLTYVWYVNGEEVEEETQASATLVFAESGQYTVMASVSELDVQGDLLNWGSAQTEVDVYVLQEERP
- a CDS encoding LuxR C-terminal-related transcriptional regulator — encoded protein: MHICSVQKVLRREALANLLSLVYSTPLLIVHAAMGFGKTVTILDFMEGEQGTHPDARFTYLCFSASATPASAWDRIVTSLGQDVQGNASPAGLDDLQRCLDLLQRASGNHPLILILDDYHNIASPEFNHLIELLVAKQVPNVHLLLISRRLPALALDEFLLKGSAVAINHEDLAFTEQEILQLAQLRGIDLPLQDAKQIAQVSEGWIGAVEQILLEYRAMHTVYVPPAIYRFLQQYELPRYTEHQLWLLAQLSHLSAFDAELACAVSLRSVTPFMLEKLRHDNSFISYDRALGMYRMHPLLRTVLQEHYAELQMQESPVLLSSSELHHRAGLWLLSHKQPIPALSYLLKAKSYDLIMAEFEKRDWNTLLDAHSPFMIELFAAIPAEVKQHHLITWLAFIGFYVTNVDQLASKPMLEEVRAVLSDAPHLPERERKRMYGEMELIEAYGCFNDAEKMAEHFHRAYSLLEGHSSIADKDKIITFGSPHALYLYYREKGKLKSDLHTVAQMFPFYSELAGGCGKGFDDLLYAEYHLELGEFDHAERFAYRSFYKAGLLEQTEVMLCTQLCLARIRMAQGKSREAFELLAHMDHKIDKETYPILMRTSELCHAYLSTTLHTDEELPSWIRTCTIPDHALLYHVRGFLLIVHGKYLLQQKQYIRLEVHCTRMKETFAHFSNQLGFVHASILEAISSYHTTGITAAEGHLFAALDIGFADQLETVFAEYSLDLMDLLLAVKQRFSSSYLHSDAKKAATLSAFNTYLQGLAENVVGYFTILKDIQDDQDVFGMLSSREKEILKLLVEGKTNQAIAERLYLAEVTVRKHITTLYRKLSVRSRAEAVRRALELGLA
- a CDS encoding D-2-hydroxyacid dehydrogenase, whose protein sequence is MNLPSILFLTHTHFHPDQEEMQQLLASYPQIKVTTLRGATYTREQLEQAHIIVGFPKPEDLIHATSLRWFHTPSAGVTQYADKALYAREDVLLTNSVGTYGKQIADHVIGMIIAFNHNFLTYHKQMEQKLWKNYFPTHDIWESTLLIVGLGDIGTNLAKRAKAHGMRVVAVKRTATEKPAFVDILGTIDVLDTLLGQADYLALCPAYTKETEHLIDAKRLSLLKSSAYLINVGRGALVDEEALIEALETKQLAGAGLDVTQLEPLPPESKLWSLDNVFITPHASGLSPSDPHQVFSLFLTNLERYLNGKQMQNIVDFQRNY